A single genomic interval of Nodosilinea sp. PGN35 harbors:
- a CDS encoding RNA-binding protein — MSLYVGNLSYDVTREDLERVFAEYGDVKRVSLPTDRETGKPRGFAFVDMAAESQEDSIIESLDGAEWMGREMRVNKARPRDDARSGAGAGGGNGGNYRRTGF; from the coding sequence ATGTCACTCTATGTTGGTAACCTGTCCTACGATGTCACCCGCGAAGATCTAGAGCGGGTGTTTGCAGAATACGGCGATGTGAAGCGGGTCAGCCTGCCCACCGATCGCGAAACTGGTAAGCCTCGGGGCTTTGCCTTCGTCGATATGGCCGCTGAATCCCAGGAAGACAGCATCATCGAATCCCTCGATGGGGCTGAGTGGATGGGTCGCGAAATGCGGGTCAACAAGGCTCGCCCCCGCGACGACGCCCGCAGCGGCGCAGGGGCAGGCGGCGGCAACGGCGGCAACTACCGTCGCACCGGCTTCTAG
- the trpB gene encoding tryptophan synthase subunit beta: MTQTPLSPRPAADSLAAARPDALGRFGQFGGKYVPETLMPALFELEQAFYQYRDEADFQAELNGLLKDYVGRATPLYFAERLTAHYRRPDGSGPEIYLKREDLNHTGAHKINNALGQVLLAKRMGKQRIIAETGAGQHGVATATVCARFGLQCVIYMGVQDMERQSLNVFRMRLMGAEVRGVTAGTGTLKDATSEAIRDWVTNVETTHYILGSVAGPHPYPMMVRDFHAIIGEETRAQCAEKFGGLPDILMACVGGGSNAMGLFHEFVNEPTVRMIGIEAAGSGVATGKHAATLTEGRVGVLHGAMSYLLQDSEGQVIEAHSISAGLDYPGVGPEHSFLKDAGRAEYYSVTDQEALDAFQRVSRLEGIIPALETAHAFAYLETLAPQLTGNPRIVINSSGRGDKDVNTVAKALGGLE; encoded by the coding sequence GTGACCCAGACGCCGCTTTCGCCTCGCCCCGCCGCTGATTCTTTGGCCGCTGCTCGCCCCGACGCCCTGGGCCGCTTTGGCCAGTTTGGCGGCAAGTATGTGCCCGAAACGCTGATGCCCGCCCTGTTTGAGCTAGAGCAGGCGTTTTACCAGTACCGCGACGAGGCCGACTTCCAGGCTGAGCTGAACGGGTTGCTGAAAGATTACGTCGGTCGGGCCACGCCCTTGTACTTTGCCGAGCGGCTCACCGCCCACTACCGCCGCCCCGACGGCAGCGGCCCCGAGATTTATCTCAAGCGCGAAGACCTCAACCACACCGGGGCGCACAAGATCAACAACGCCCTGGGGCAGGTGCTCTTGGCCAAGCGCATGGGCAAGCAGCGCATCATTGCCGAAACCGGGGCTGGGCAGCACGGGGTGGCCACCGCGACGGTGTGCGCCCGCTTTGGCCTGCAATGCGTTATCTACATGGGCGTGCAGGACATGGAGCGCCAGTCGCTGAATGTGTTTCGCATGCGGCTGATGGGGGCCGAGGTGCGCGGCGTGACGGCGGGTACCGGCACCCTCAAAGACGCCACCTCCGAGGCGATTCGCGACTGGGTGACGAATGTGGAGACCACCCACTACATCCTCGGTTCTGTCGCTGGGCCGCACCCCTACCCAATGATGGTGCGTGACTTCCACGCCATCATTGGCGAAGAGACCCGCGCCCAGTGCGCCGAGAAATTTGGCGGCCTGCCCGACATTCTGATGGCCTGCGTCGGCGGCGGCTCCAACGCCATGGGCCTGTTCCACGAGTTTGTCAACGAGCCCACGGTGCGCATGATCGGCATTGAGGCGGCGGGCAGCGGGGTGGCCACTGGCAAGCACGCCGCCACCCTAACCGAGGGCCGCGTCGGCGTGCTGCACGGGGCCATGAGCTATCTGCTGCAAGACAGCGAGGGCCAGGTGATCGAGGCCCACTCCATCAGTGCCGGACTCGACTACCCCGGTGTCGGCCCTGAGCACAGCTTTTTGAAGGATGCGGGCCGGGCCGAGTACTACAGCGTCACCGACCAGGAGGCGCTCGACGCCTTCCAGCGGGTGTCACGCCTGGAGGGGATTATCCCCGCCCTGGAGACGGCCCACGCCTTTGCCTACCTGGAGACCCTGGCCCCGCAGCTCACGGGCAACCCCCGGATTGTGATTAACTCCTCGGGCCGGGGCGACAAGGATGTGAACACGGTGGCGAAAGCCCTGGGCGGGCTGGAGTAA
- a CDS encoding gamma-glutamylcyclotransferase family protein, which translates to MTSLTPLPGPDDRFYYFAYGSCMCPVDLKRSLGESTHSYVVGPATLSGYRLGFFRRSRLRDCGVLDVVPHPGSTVQGVLYSLPWRLSPALDLREEGYRHEIVTVTHQGQTYPGTRTYSVVEKTYAEIAPNEWYTNVVLRGAATCGLPEEYCWSLFHHIHSLQRQQAVNVLQHIA; encoded by the coding sequence ATGACCAGCCTCACCCCCCTCCCCGGCCCCGACGATCGCTTCTACTACTTTGCCTACGGCTCCTGCATGTGCCCGGTAGACCTAAAGCGCTCCCTGGGGGAGAGCACCCACAGCTATGTGGTGGGGCCAGCCACCCTGAGCGGGTATCGGCTGGGGTTCTTTCGGCGATCGCGGCTGCGCGACTGCGGTGTGCTCGACGTCGTGCCCCACCCCGGCTCCACCGTGCAGGGGGTGCTCTACAGCCTGCCCTGGCGACTCAGCCCCGCCCTCGACCTGCGCGAAGAGGGCTACCGCCACGAAATCGTCACCGTCACTCACCAGGGGCAGACCTATCCCGGCACCCGCACCTACTCGGTGGTGGAGAAAACCTACGCCGAAATCGCCCCCAACGAGTGGTATACCAACGTGGTGCTGCGCGGGGCCGCCACCTGTGGGCTACCGGAGGAATACTGCTGGAGCCTGTTCCACCACATTCACTCGCTCCAGCGGCAGCAGGCAGTGAACGTACTACAGCACATCGCTTAA
- a CDS encoding Calvin cycle protein CP12 — MSVDSKDFQDELQKAIDYAHQVTAEKGETSPEAASAWDVVEEMRAEVSHQHQIPKKTGFDQYLEDNPEAPEGLMYDT, encoded by the coding sequence ATGAGCGTTGACAGCAAAGACTTTCAGGACGAGCTGCAAAAGGCGATCGACTACGCCCACCAGGTCACCGCCGAAAAGGGCGAAACCTCCCCCGAAGCCGCCTCTGCATGGGATGTGGTCGAAGAAATGCGGGCCGAGGTTTCGCACCAGCACCAAATTCCCAAGAAAACTGGCTTTGATCAGTACCTAGAGGATAACCCCGAAGCTCCTGAAGGCTTGATGTACGACACCTAA
- a CDS encoding EF-hand domain-containing protein: MLTDLQQRKLTKLFSMYDSDYTGVLVKKDFELMFKKLSTLRNWSLRSPRCLILQDKLMRKWQGLEKKADTAHNKEVSRAEWLAYYDDSLADAKPRAEEILSLMEIIFDVFDQDEDGKVNQDEWGQLLAAFNESPVYAPLVFPPLDADQDGWLTKAEFLQHFSDFCCSDDANHPANGMFGPY; this comes from the coding sequence ATGTTAACCGATTTACAACAGCGCAAATTGACCAAGCTCTTCAGCATGTACGACTCTGACTACACCGGGGTGCTGGTCAAAAAAGACTTCGAGCTGATGTTTAAGAAGCTCTCTACCCTGCGCAACTGGTCGCTGCGATCGCCCCGCTGCTTGATCCTGCAAGACAAGCTGATGCGCAAGTGGCAGGGGCTCGAGAAAAAAGCCGACACCGCCCACAATAAAGAGGTTTCCCGCGCCGAGTGGCTGGCCTACTACGACGATAGCCTAGCCGATGCCAAGCCTCGCGCCGAGGAAATTCTCAGCCTGATGGAGATTATCTTCGATGTCTTTGACCAGGACGAAGACGGCAAAGTCAACCAGGACGAATGGGGGCAGTTGTTGGCCGCCTTTAACGAGTCGCCGGTCTATGCACCGCTGGTGTTTCCGCCGCTGGATGCCGACCAGGATGGCTGGTTGACCAAAGCCGAGTTTTTGCAGCACTTCAGCGATTTTTGCTGTAGCGACGATGCTAACCACCCGGCCAACGGCATGTTTGGGCCTTACTGA
- a CDS encoding DUF29 domain-containing protein: MSTETDIKLTSLYDTDYQLWLEDTVAQLKSQNFSALDLENLVEEIESLGKSNKQSLNSYLKRLCEHLLKVGYWKTERDRCFSGWDREIENFRQEIQEILDDSPSLRNWLRERYPAEYIKGRRLFLKSSGIDPKQVPESPCFSLEQVLDEDWLPWQPDSDPFDN, from the coding sequence ATGAGTACCGAAACTGACATCAAGCTAACGTCGTTGTACGACACTGATTACCAACTCTGGTTGGAAGACACTGTTGCTCAACTGAAATCCCAAAACTTCAGCGCCCTTGATCTAGAAAACCTGGTTGAGGAAATTGAAAGCTTGGGCAAAAGTAACAAGCAATCGCTCAATAGTTATTTGAAGCGCCTCTGTGAGCATCTGCTAAAGGTTGGCTACTGGAAAACTGAACGCGATCGGTGTTTCTCTGGTTGGGATAGAGAAATCGAAAACTTCCGCCAGGAGATTCAGGAGATTTTAGACGATAGCCCTAGTCTGAGAAACTGGCTTCGAGAGCGCTACCCTGCTGAGTACATCAAAGGCAGACGGTTATTTCTTAAAAGTAGCGGAATAGACCCCAAGCAGGTTCCTGAAAGCCCTTGTTTCTCGCTGGAACAGGTGCTAGATGAAGACTGGTTGCCCTGGCAGCCCGACTCAGACCCCTTTGACAATTAG
- a CDS encoding chemotaxis protein CheB has protein sequence MDLGPLVRTDAPFPIVGIVASAGGLEAFTALISHLPTDTGMAFVLIQHLAPDHESMLPEILSRVTEMPVGQVREEMAVEPNQIYVIPPNSQMLLEDSVFHLAPRQKIQGRYLPGDVFFQSLAANWGNKAIAVVLSGMDADGSQGIKAVKAAGGVTFAQCEATARFDSMPNTAVATGRVDFVLPPQAIAAELIAVGRRLLRSDPEPLQLVQASPAAEDALTTIFALLRTTTGVDFTLYKPTTVERRMQRRMLLYKLETLEGYAQYLQAHPAEVQALYEEILIHVTSFFRDPETFEQLKAEVFPIISRTKTASTPLRIWVAGCSTGEEVYSIAMGLVEFFSDRATVPPIQIFATDISEAALNKARAGFYLENQLEGVSPERLNRFFVAVSGGYQICGSLRELCVFARHNLGGDPPFSNLDLISCRNLLIYLSDQLQERIMSLFHYSLNATGFLMLGTSESVKAASELFSLVHEPARIYARQSTLTRPLFSFSPQAYPPVGSESQRRVVETIANNFDLAREVDQLISNRYAPVSVVVNDQMHILHVRGDTDSYLRLAPGTTDLNLLLMAREGLAMPLRTAIYQAQAQNTSIRQEQIELEVSERESASTPRSSPCLNLEVIPFEPTIGHGQYFLVIFEAVSPLVTPRASPTDERQLPETSEQEILQLRQALAASTQRELSAQAHLQAVIQEHNYLNENLRVANEEILSSNEELQRTNEELQTAKEEIQATNEELATTNEELRHRNLKQSRDNSDLINFIDSISVPILMLTNDLRIRRFTPTAQRLFNFISTDVGRPFSDFRTEFEVSSLEAMAQEVLETLNTQSREIQTQTGYWYSLRIRPYRTTENQIDGVTMVFLDIDALKRHGAVLESARNYAEAIVDTVQTPLAVLDAELQVNRVNRAFFAMFQGSGAEAEELSLAELSRELWTIPHLRSLLREVLLDDRHLQDVEVEHRFEQIGEKTMLLNACKLHREDEADMILLAIADITERKQFEVEQLARQLAEDANRIKDEFLSNLSHELRNPLNAMLGWAQMLRSRTLDDETAARALEVIERNARAQSRLVEDILDTSRIVSGKLNLNSCPLDLRPVVEAAIETVQIAADAHSIQIVPRLSSQTIVGDASRLQQVVWNLLSNAIKFTPPHGRIDVTLEQVQGEAQIQVTDTGQGISADLLPHIFDRFWQGDSSTTKAKPGLGLGLSIVRHLVELHGGTVAVASPGDGQGATFIVRLPLHDSAPQPPPTASPASPASLDLTAFEPASDSSLSLAGWQILVVDDEADTCELVEFLLQQCGAEVQIATSARAALAALSQEPRRFNLLICDIGMPEADGYWLIQQVRSLHSEEESHVPAIALTAYSTRADQQRAIAAGFQHHLAKPVDVEELVRVIRSLPVV, from the coding sequence ATGGATCTAGGGCCTCTGGTTAGAACTGATGCCCCCTTTCCCATTGTGGGAATTGTGGCTTCGGCGGGGGGGTTAGAGGCCTTCACAGCGCTGATCTCCCACCTGCCGACCGATACAGGGATGGCCTTTGTGCTGATTCAGCATCTGGCTCCCGACCATGAGAGCATGCTGCCTGAGATCCTCAGCAGGGTGACCGAAATGCCCGTGGGTCAGGTGCGGGAAGAAATGGCGGTGGAGCCAAATCAGATCTACGTGATTCCCCCCAACAGTCAGATGCTGTTGGAGGACAGCGTTTTTCATCTGGCTCCGCGGCAGAAAATTCAGGGCAGATACCTGCCGGGGGATGTGTTTTTTCAGTCGCTGGCAGCGAATTGGGGAAACAAGGCGATCGCCGTCGTCTTGTCGGGTATGGATGCCGATGGTTCCCAGGGTATCAAGGCGGTCAAGGCCGCGGGGGGGGTGACCTTTGCCCAGTGTGAAGCCACCGCCAGATTTGACAGCATGCCCAATACGGCGGTAGCCACGGGGAGGGTAGATTTTGTGCTGCCGCCCCAGGCCATCGCGGCCGAGTTGATCGCCGTGGGCCGCCGTCTCCTGCGGTCTGACCCAGAGCCCTTGCAGTTAGTCCAAGCATCCCCGGCCGCAGAGGACGCCCTGACCACCATTTTTGCCCTGCTGCGAACCACCACCGGGGTTGACTTCACGCTCTACAAACCCACCACAGTCGAACGCCGCATGCAGCGTCGGATGCTGTTGTACAAGCTCGAAACCCTGGAGGGCTATGCCCAGTATCTGCAAGCCCATCCGGCTGAGGTTCAGGCCCTGTACGAAGAGATTTTGATCCACGTGACCAGCTTTTTCCGCGATCCAGAGACCTTTGAGCAGTTAAAAGCCGAGGTTTTTCCGATCATTAGCCGCACCAAAACAGCCAGCACACCGCTGAGAATTTGGGTGGCAGGGTGTTCCACCGGGGAAGAGGTGTACTCGATCGCCATGGGCCTGGTGGAGTTCTTTAGCGATCGGGCCACCGTGCCGCCCATCCAGATTTTTGCCACCGATATCAGCGAGGCGGCGCTCAACAAAGCCAGGGCGGGCTTCTACTTAGAAAACCAGCTCGAAGGCGTTTCACCGGAGCGGCTCAATCGCTTCTTTGTGGCGGTGTCGGGAGGATATCAGATTTGCGGCAGTCTGAGGGAGCTGTGTGTCTTTGCTCGACACAATTTAGGGGGCGACCCGCCGTTTTCTAACCTCGATTTGATCAGCTGTCGCAACCTGCTGATTTATTTATCAGATCAGCTGCAAGAGCGCATCATGTCTCTCTTTCACTACAGCCTTAACGCCACCGGCTTTTTGATGCTGGGAACCTCTGAAAGCGTCAAGGCTGCCTCAGAATTGTTTAGCCTGGTACACGAACCGGCCAGAATCTATGCTCGCCAATCGACCTTGACTCGCCCCCTGTTTTCATTCAGCCCCCAGGCCTATCCCCCGGTGGGCAGTGAGAGTCAGCGGCGGGTGGTGGAGACCATTGCCAACAATTTTGATCTGGCCCGAGAGGTAGATCAGCTGATTTCAAATCGCTACGCGCCCGTGTCGGTGGTGGTCAACGACCAGATGCACATTCTCCATGTGCGCGGCGACACCGATTCCTACCTGAGGCTAGCCCCTGGAACCACTGACTTAAATCTGCTGCTGATGGCGCGGGAGGGCCTGGCAATGCCGCTGCGCACGGCCATTTATCAAGCGCAGGCCCAAAATACCTCGATTCGCCAGGAGCAGATTGAGCTGGAGGTGAGTGAGCGCGAGTCTGCAAGCACCCCGAGATCATCCCCCTGCCTCAATCTGGAAGTGATTCCCTTTGAACCGACAATCGGCCACGGACAGTATTTTTTGGTCATTTTTGAAGCGGTTTCCCCGCTGGTTACCCCCAGGGCTTCCCCCACGGATGAACGCCAGCTGCCCGAAACCTCAGAGCAGGAAATCTTGCAGCTGCGGCAAGCCCTGGCGGCCTCCACCCAGCGGGAGCTGTCGGCCCAAGCCCATTTGCAGGCGGTGATTCAAGAGCACAACTACCTCAACGAAAACCTGCGGGTGGCCAACGAAGAAATTCTGTCGAGCAATGAGGAGTTGCAGCGCACCAATGAAGAACTCCAAACCGCTAAAGAAGAGATCCAGGCGACCAATGAGGAACTGGCCACCACCAACGAAGAACTGCGACACCGCAATCTGAAACAAAGCCGAGACAACAGCGACCTGATCAACTTTATTGACAGTATCAGCGTGCCCATTTTGATGCTGACCAACGATTTGAGAATTCGCCGCTTTACCCCTACCGCCCAGCGCCTGTTTAACTTTATTTCCACCGATGTGGGCCGACCGTTCAGCGACTTTCGCACCGAGTTTGAGGTCTCTAGTTTAGAAGCCATGGCGCAGGAGGTATTGGAGACACTCAATACCCAGTCCCGAGAGATTCAAACCCAGACGGGCTACTGGTATTCCCTGCGAATTCGGCCCTATCGCACGACCGAAAACCAAATTGACGGGGTGACGATGGTGTTCCTCGATATCGATGCGCTTAAACGCCATGGGGCAGTCCTGGAGTCGGCGCGCAACTACGCCGAAGCGATCGTCGATACGGTGCAAACCCCCCTAGCCGTGCTGGATGCCGAGCTGCAGGTGAACCGGGTCAATCGAGCGTTCTTCGCCATGTTTCAGGGTTCAGGTGCCGAGGCGGAGGAATTGTCTCTGGCTGAGCTCAGCCGTGAACTGTGGACGATTCCCCATCTGCGATCGCTGCTGCGCGAGGTTTTGCTTGACGATCGGCACTTGCAGGATGTGGAAGTGGAGCACCGGTTTGAGCAGATTGGGGAAAAAACAATGCTGCTCAACGCCTGCAAGCTACACCGGGAAGACGAAGCTGACATGATTTTGCTGGCGATCGCAGACATCACCGAGCGCAAGCAATTTGAAGTGGAGCAGCTGGCCCGTCAGCTAGCGGAAGATGCCAACCGCATCAAGGACGAATTTCTCTCCAACCTCTCCCATGAACTCCGTAACCCCCTCAACGCTATGCTGGGCTGGGCACAGATGCTCCGTTCCCGTACTTTAGATGACGAGACGGCCGCTCGCGCCCTGGAGGTCATTGAGCGCAATGCCCGTGCCCAGTCCCGGCTGGTCGAAGATATTTTAGACACGTCTCGGATCGTCAGCGGCAAGCTCAACCTCAACTCCTGCCCGCTCGATCTGCGCCCGGTGGTGGAGGCTGCGATCGAAACGGTTCAGATCGCAGCCGACGCTCACTCCATTCAAATTGTCCCTCGGTTGAGTTCTCAAACCATCGTCGGCGATGCCAGTCGCCTCCAGCAAGTGGTGTGGAATCTGCTGTCCAATGCCATCAAGTTCACCCCGCCCCATGGACGGATTGACGTCACCCTGGAGCAGGTTCAGGGTGAGGCGCAAATACAAGTCACTGACACCGGGCAGGGAATTTCAGCCGATCTGCTGCCCCACATTTTTGATCGCTTTTGGCAGGGTGACTCCAGCACCACCAAAGCAAAGCCAGGGCTGGGGCTAGGCCTCTCAATCGTGCGGCATTTGGTAGAGCTGCACGGTGGCACAGTGGCTGTCGCCAGCCCCGGAGACGGCCAGGGAGCCACCTTCATTGTCAGGTTGCCGCTGCACGACTCAGCCCCCCAGCCGCCACCGACTGCCAGTCCTGCCAGTCCTGCCAGTCTAGACCTGACTGCCTTCGAACCGGCCAGCGATTCGAGCCTTTCGCTAGCTGGCTGGCAGATTTTGGTGGTGGACGATGAGGCCGATACCTGCGAACTAGTTGAGTTTTTGTTGCAACAGTGCGGGGCTGAGGTGCAGATCGCGACCTCGGCCCGAGCCGCCCTGGCCGCACTGAGTCAAGAGCCCAGGCGGTTTAACCTGCTGATCTGCGATATTGGCATGCCAGAGGCAGATGGCTACTGGTTGATACAGCAGGTGCGATCGCTGCATTCAGAGGAGGAATCGCACGTTCCCGCCATCGCCTTGACGGCCTACAGCACCAGGGCAGACCAGCAACGGGCGATCGCCGCCGGTTTCCAGCACCATCTGGCAAAACCCGTCGATGTGGAGGAACTCGTCAGAGTCATTCGGTCACTCCCCGTCGTTTAG
- a CDS encoding Uma2 family endonuclease produces the protein MVFRSLDWSAFEQIRQLLGERTHARFTYDDGVLEITMPLEGHERLARLIELFIRILVVELGLKMKSMGSTTLAREDLLKSAEPDNGYYIQNYARVADHEVDLAVDPPPDLVVEVDITHTDIQKNSLYASLGVPEFWRFNGREWTILQLVERRYEERDVSPTFPLVAKTDLYSFLQTAMTDEVTAEIDFRQWVRSRVD, from the coding sequence ATGGTGTTTCGTTCCCTGGACTGGTCGGCCTTTGAGCAAATTCGTCAATTGCTGGGAGAGCGCACCCACGCCCGCTTCACCTACGACGATGGGGTTTTAGAAATCACGATGCCACTGGAAGGCCATGAACGCCTAGCTCGGTTGATTGAACTGTTCATTCGCATTTTGGTAGTAGAACTGGGGCTAAAGATGAAATCCATGGGGTCAACTACCCTGGCTAGGGAAGACCTCCTCAAAAGTGCAGAACCAGACAATGGCTACTACATTCAAAACTACGCTCGGGTGGCCGACCACGAGGTCGATCTGGCCGTTGATCCCCCACCAGATCTGGTGGTCGAGGTAGATATCACCCATACGGATATTCAGAAAAATAGCCTCTATGCCAGCCTGGGAGTGCCTGAGTTTTGGCGGTTCAACGGACGGGAATGGACGATTTTGCAGCTTGTGGAGCGGAGGTATGAGGAGCGCGATGTCTCCCCTACGTTTCCCCTAGTGGCGAAGACCGATTTATACAGTTTCTTGCAGACAGCCATGACGGATGAAGTCACCGCAGAAATTGACTTTCGCCAGTGGGTTCGCAGCCGGGTGGATTGA
- a CDS encoding ribonuclease D, whose protein sequence is MADGFEICDRDLTPALLDRYQQADAIACDTETMGLLPWRDRLCLVQLADPDGYVAVVRIELGQSEAPLLKELLEAPGILKLFHFARFDLATLKHNLGITTAPVFCSKIASKLARTYSPRHGLKELVKELEGIELDKTAQSSDWGNAMHLSEEQLRYAANDVRYLHSLQQTLTAMLQREGRWELAQDCFNCLPTFVALDLLQYQGVFEH, encoded by the coding sequence ATGGCCGACGGTTTTGAAATCTGCGATCGCGACCTCACCCCTGCCCTGCTCGATCGCTACCAGCAGGCCGATGCGATCGCCTGCGACACCGAGACCATGGGTTTGCTGCCCTGGCGCGATCGCCTCTGCCTGGTACAGCTGGCCGACCCCGACGGCTACGTGGCGGTGGTGCGCATCGAGCTGGGCCAGAGCGAAGCTCCCCTGCTCAAAGAGCTGCTGGAAGCGCCGGGCATTCTCAAACTGTTTCACTTTGCGCGGTTTGATCTGGCCACCCTCAAGCACAACCTGGGCATTACCACCGCCCCCGTCTTTTGCAGCAAAATTGCCAGCAAACTGGCCCGCACCTACAGCCCCCGCCACGGGCTGAAGGAACTGGTCAAAGAGCTAGAGGGCATCGAACTCGACAAAACCGCCCAAAGCTCCGACTGGGGCAACGCCATGCACCTCTCCGAAGAGCAGTTGCGCTACGCCGCCAACGATGTCCGCTACCTGCACAGCCTTCAGCAGACCCTGACCGCCATGCTCCAGCGCGAGGGCCGCTGGGAGCTGGCCCAGGATTGTTTTAACTGTCTGCCCACCTTCGTTGCCCTCGACCTGCTCCAGTACCAGGGGGTTTTCGAACATTAG
- a CDS encoding DUF29 domain-containing protein — MSADTNVKPTSLYEQDYQIWLDDTASCLKSRNFDALDLENLIEEIESLGRSDKRSLKSYLLRLCEHFFKLCYWEADRDRCFRGWDLEITNFRIRVSTILEDSPSLRRYLDDNFLSQYKQARRIFLKASTLEDTTIPERPWFTLEQVLDPDWLPWQPDSDPLDD; from the coding sequence ATGAGCGCAGACACCAACGTCAAGCCCACGTCCCTGTACGAGCAGGACTATCAGATCTGGTTGGACGATACTGCGTCTTGTCTAAAATCTCGCAACTTCGATGCGCTTGATTTAGAGAACCTGATTGAGGAAATTGAGAGCTTGGGCAGAAGTGATAAGCGATCGCTAAAGAGCTATCTTCTGCGCCTGTGTGAGCACTTCTTCAAGCTCTGTTACTGGGAGGCCGATCGCGATCGCTGCTTTCGCGGCTGGGATCTGGAAATCACCAACTTTCGCATCCGGGTCAGCACTATTCTGGAAGATAGCCCCAGCCTGAGGCGCTACCTGGACGACAACTTTTTGTCCCAGTACAAGCAGGCTCGCCGAATATTTTTGAAAGCCAGCACCCTGGAAGACACCACCATTCCTGAGCGGCCCTGGTTCACCCTGGAGCAGGTGCTAGATCCTGACTGGTTGCCCTGGCAGCCCGATTCAGACCCCCTTGACGATTAG